One Plasmodium malariae genome assembly, contig: PmUG01_00_1, whole genome shotgun sequence DNA segment encodes these proteins:
- the PmUG01_00012000 gene encoding Plasmodium exported protein, unknown function: protein MKENIKFIFFMKIFMFSLLIWMFHLYSNMSRFKKILDENYGPGIKLNKGIYRLLGKCEKGVFSNVRDLDLKIPNNKKKTNEQLLTNDNEKWEEEKKEKLYRSKLIKDKLIKKLMKNKYTMLHRTYTYYEKKIMNGLNDKAFFKKMILINDKDYKKLKRKKYGLRLFFLILFFAMVITIPILGVLFGESLKTLCSTSGSGGEPPNPSGSPASSGSWLFSFFSFCLENPTSSELVYTIIIYCVPILILGIILILGIFYYYKRAIKNKKIKFLEEFNEW from the exons ATgaaggaaaatattaagtttatctttttcatgaaaatttttatgtttagcCTTTTAATTTGGATGTTTCATTTATATAGTAACATG agccgatttaagaaaattttggATGAGAATTATGGCCCTggtataaaattaaataaaggaATTTATCGATTATTGGGAAAATGTGAAAAGGGTGTTTTTTCAAATGTTAGAGATTTAGATTTAAAGATaccaaataataaaaaaaaaacaaacgaACAATTATTGACaaatgataatgaaaaatgggaagaagaaaaaaaagaaaaattatatagaagTAAATTAATTAAGGATAAATTGATTAAAAaacttatgaaaaataaatatactatGTTGCATAGAACATATAcctattatgaaaaaaaaattatgaatggACTTAATGATAaagctttttttaaaaaaatgatattaattaatgataaggattacaaaaaattaaagcgTAAAAAATACGGATTACggcttttttttcttatactattttttgcAATGGTAATAACTATACCTATATTAGGTGTTTTGTTTGGTGAATCATTGAAAACATTATGTTCGACATCAGGAAGCGGTGGAGAACCTCCTAATCCGAGTGGGTCTCCTGCATCTTCAGGAAGCTggttattttcatttttttctttttgtttagAGAATCCTACTTCATCAGAATTAGTATATaccattataatatattgtgTACCAATCTTAATATTGGGTATTATTCTTATACTaggtattttttattattataaaagagctataaaaaataaaaaaattaagtttttGGAAGAATTTAATGAATGGTAa
- the PmUG01_00011800 gene encoding STP1 protein: MSAPKYVNQDTWEEGLKKWLQPYYNVLTKYGGCPMILEQTDKELLQLAYDADDFCEKNKNYMEELQVFKIGNKILYKCNGDLECTKQCTEYKTWFEERKTHFKNNKSFIEKNYKCIKKKKVFPTRSCNVLNPLLFNKIPQCLELHQANHVISALEIKKQSTPEEQFQMTDNELSSTQDKNTDEAQHPLKPQIPIEKSSVPEDQTDQAEVIQAEDPEYKEPSHSKSSDKSEVSNILIQEQFTQQSRESQMSEERHSNQTLPATAQRTNSVSSSIVFPTILNIVEYSHKNYISPILISILVITVFTLFLKYALVGGIKKKKKKKRTQVKLLKILLPSFTDKKSKFITNDHTEHSVYDNEQIIKKLKIHEHSMKKNENPLKQKKDRFKTIIEVHMEVLGESKNEEWEYKKQEFLHICLELFAKAEYSTYPNLTNEELIMENTKSINDIEKQKILCNKWVREHRNISEKLKKTDWFNNLKNEWKNEKDTIKNSVELKMNFSNENQKFSFLEKEKDLWKKWISKKHMIIEQYLQQKWFDEFTQEFLNMSDEYVNEESKNNISLLNSQELRSKEFHEELYSYIKKKLIAKLCILVFMMVLEECKKEDFIENEGLHLDSYINDWTTEVNLGRKSDVTKEIIKFNGNVLENTENTKIPAYTGKEVLSQEIEKWVRVEDTPENSIYNENIVE, from the exons ATGTCTGCACCAAAATATGTTAATCAAGATACATGGGAAGAAGGACTTAAGAAATGGCTCCAGCCTTACTATAATGTTTTAACTAAATATGGAGGATGCCCTATGATTTTAGAACAGACCGATAAAGAACTTTTACAATTAGCATATGACGCAGACGatttttgtgaaaaaaacaaaaattatatggaaGAACTGCAAGTGTTTAAAATAGGGAATAAAatcttatataaatgtaatggTGATTTGGAATGTACAAAGCAATGTACCGAATATAAAACATGGTTTGAAGAGAGGAAGACGcactttaaaaataacaaaagcttcattgaaaaaaattataaatgtattaaaaaaaaaaaagtatttccAACAAGAAGCTGCAATGTACTTAATCCTCTcttatttaacaaaatacCACAATGCTTAGAATTGCATCAAGCTAACCATGTTATATCTGCacttgaaataaaaaaacaaagtacACCTGAAGAACAATTTCAAATGACAGATAATGAATTATCTAGTACTCAAGATAAAAATACAGATGAAGCTCAACATCCACTTAAACCTCAGATTCCAATAGAAAAAAGTTCAGTACCTGAAGACCAAACCGATCAAGCTGAAGTCATTCAAGCTGAAGATCCAGAATATAAAGAACCTTCACATTCAAAATCTTCTGATAAGTCTGaagtttcaaatatattaatacaagaACAATTCACACAACAATCTAGAGAATCTCAAATGTCAGAAGAACGCCATAGTAACCAAACCCTTCCTGCAACTGCTCAACGAACCAATTCTGTCTCAAGTTCTATTGTTTTCCCTACAATCCTTAATATAGTAG AATATTCACATAAGAACTATATATCACCTATATTAATAAGCATTCTAGTCATAACCGTATTTACCCTTTTTCTTAAA TATGCTTTAGTAGGAgggattaaaaaaaaaaaaaaaaaaaaaagaacacaAGTGAAATTACTGAAAATTCTACTACCTTCATTTACTgacaaaaaaagtaaatttataACAAATGATCATACAGAACACTCAGTATATGATAACGAacaaatcataaaaaaattaaaaatacatgaacattctatgaaaaaaaatgaaaacccGTTAAAGCAAAAAAAGGATAGATTTAAAACTATCATAGAAGTACATATGGAAGTACTCGGAGAATccaaaaatgaagaatgggaatacaaaaaacaagaatttttacatatatgccTAGAACTGTTCGCAAAAGCGGAATATAGCACATATCCCAATTTGACTAATGAGGAACTGATAATGGAAAATACTAAAAGCATTAATGAtattgaaaaacaaaaaattctATGCAATAAATGGGTAAGAGAACATAGAAATATttctgaaaaattgaaaaaaacagactggtttaataatttgaaaaatgaatggaaaaacgaaaaagatactataaaaaatagtgtagaattaaaaatgaatttttcaaatgaaaatcaaaaattttcatttttagaaaaagaaaaagatttatggaaaaaatggaTATCAAAAAAGCATATGATTATAGAACAATATTTGCAACAAAAATGGTTTGATGAATTTACACAAGAATTTCTCAATATGTCAGATGAGTATGTAAATgaagaaagtaaaaataacatttcaCTATTAAATTCACAAGAATTACGGAGTAAAGAATTCCatgaagaattatatagttatataaaaaaaaaattaattgcaAAATTGTGCATACTAGTATTCATGATGGTATTGGAAGAATGCAAAAAAGAAGATTTTATAGAAAATGAGGGATTACATTTGGATAGTTACATAAATGACTGGACAACAGAAGTAAACTTAGGGAGAAAATCAGATGttacaaaagaaataattaaatttaatggaaatgttttagaaaatacagaaaatacaaaaattccTGCTTATACAGGGAAGGAAGTTCTTAGCCaggaaatagaaaaatggGTAAGAGTAGAAGATACACCGGAGAATTCCATATATAACGAGAATATAGTAGAATAA
- the PmUG01_00012100 gene encoding fam-l protein, whose protein sequence is MHCTYLLKFQLIYFYHGYSSLNKYLDEKCNLGKLNKANYRLLSSYKQDKYSCIVNFKEKIPKNEEKEKKKKNNNAKRTNEKQKSSCRSSLYMEDYVKNIEKNGCGISKRKKYFGFEKKIFKELDYKDYLKNIKTIEVKTYKKLKLKKRIIRISLILLFFLVLMLPILDCFLQKFGNEGLLSLLGLLYTNVNAESGDVLRLGGYLTKMFDMDVWGNLKGLRDITILFYCISFYIFVVIFILGMVYYYTKVIKYENIKFKKRLHKK, encoded by the exons atgcattgcacttatttattaaaatttcaacttatatatttttaccatGGATAT agcTCTTTAAATAAGTATTTAGATGAAAAATGCAATCTtggaaaattaaataaagcaAATTATCGATTATTATCGAGTTATAAACAGGATAAGTACTCATgtattgtaaattttaaagaaaaaataccaaaaaatgaagagaaagaaaaaaaaaaaaaaaataacaatgcaaaaagaacaaatgaaaaacaaaaatcaTCATGTAGAAGTTCTTTATATATGGAGGATTacgttaaaaatattgaaaaaaatggatgTGGTATatctaaaagaaaaaaatattttggttttgaaaaaaaaatatttaaagaacttGATTATAAAGATTACCTTAAAAACATAAAGACAATTGAAGTTAagacatataaaaaattaaaacttaaAAAGCGCATAATACGAAtatctttaattttgttatttttcttgGTGTTGATGTTACCCATATTAGATTGTTTTTTACAGAAATTTGGAAATGAGGGGTTGTTAAGTTTATTAGGCTTGTTATACACAAATGTGAATGCAGAAAGTGGAGATGTACTTAGGCTAGGGGGATATTTGACTAAAATGTTCGACATGGATGTTTGGGGTAATTTAAAAGGATTACGTGATATAactatattgttttattgcatatctttttatatattcgttgtcatttttatattggGAATGGTTTATTACTATAcaaaagttataaaatatgaaaatatcaAGTTCAAAAAAAGATTACATAAGAAGTAA
- the PmUG01_00011700 gene encoding fam-m protein, which produces MNQKIMLFLFIKISTFILLTWVYDFYSELSTFNKIIDKNYNLSKKLDTRNYRLLAKYKLNSHSNNMCLKEIFEDNEENKQRDLSNNEKWIKEKNKQSSRNLLNKAQYYIEVIDYNNGMFDGKHFHFQKKWVKKRDFDTFIAKKKRIGDISLKKIKFRSYKFGFVIFFIFFLLGIGLPVSSAFNFSDGSDVGNTILSFLQSKLGLGSNGNAYILLFAVTFIMLAVLIIIAIYKILNNNEKYQKIKLMME; this is translated from the exons atgaatcaaaaaattatgttattcctatttataaagatttctacatttatacttttaacaTGGGTATACGATTTTTACAGTGAGCTg agtacatttaacaaaattatcgATAAAAACTATAATCttagtaaaaaattagatacaAGAAATTATCGATTACTGGCAAAATATAAGCTGAATAGTCATTCAAATAATATgtgtttaaaagaaatatttgaggataatgaagaaaataaacaaagagatttatctaataatgaaaagtggataaaagagaaaaacaaaCAATCAAGcagaaatttattaaataaggcTCAATACTATATAGAAGttatagattataataatggaatgtttgatggaaaacattttcattttcaaaagaaatgggtaaaaaaaagggatTTTGATACTTTTATTGCAAAGAAGAAGAGGATTGGtgatatatctttaaaaaaaataaaatttagaagtTATAAATTTggatttgttatattttttattttttttctattggGAATAGGATTACCGGTATCCAGtgcatttaatttttcggATGGTAGTGACGTAGGAAATactattttatcttttcttcAAAGTAAGCTCGGTTTAGGTAGTAATGGAaatgcttatatattattatttgcagTAACATTCATTATGTTAGCAGTCTTGATTATAATAGCTATTTATAAGatcttaaataataatgaaaaatatcaaaaaattaagttgatGATGGAGTAA